AGCCTCGATTTCAGCCCGCTCCTGCTCGCTAAAGCCGCGCTGGCTCAGCATGCCGACGGCATCTTCAATCTGGCTGGTTTTGCTGGCGCCAATTAAGACCGACGTGACCTTTTCATCACGCAGCACCCAGGCCAGCGCCATCTGCGACAGCTTTTGCCCGCGTTTCTCCGCCAGCGCATTGAGCTTGCGCACTTTCACCAGCTTCTCGTCGGTTATCTGGTCTGGATTCAGGAAGCGGCTGCCGCTGGCGGCCCGTGAGTCCGCGGGGATCCCACTCAGGTAGCGGTCGGTTAGCTGGCCTCCGGCAAGCGGGGAGAAAGCGATACTGCCGACGCCTTTGCTTCGCAGCAGATCCAGCAGGCCCCCTTCGACCCAGCGTTCAAACATCGAGTAACGTGGCTGGTGGATCAGGCAGGGCGTACCGAGATCGTTAAGAATATCAATGGCCTTTTCCGCCAACGCCGCCGGGTAGTTGGAAATACCGACGTACAGCGCTTTACCCTGGCGCACGACATGGTCGAGGGCGCGCAGGGTCTCTTCCAGCGGAGTCTCCGGATCGGGACGGTGATGATAGAAAATATCGACGTACTCAAGCCCCATGCGTTTCAGGCTCTGGTCGAGGCTCGAAATGAGATACTTGCGTGAACCCCAGTCGCCATAAGGCCCGTCCCACATGGTGTAGCCTGCTTTCGTGGAGATGATCAGCTCGTCGCGCCAGGGATGAAAATCTTCCCGCAATATACGGCCAAAATTGGACTCAGCCGAGCCGGGAGGCGGCCCGTAGTTGTTCGCCAGGTCAAAGTGGGTAATGCCGAGATCGAAGGCTTTTCTCAGTAGCTGACGGCTGGTTTCCAGCAGCGTGGCATCACCGAAGTTATGCCATAAACCGAGAGAGATGGCGGGCAGTTTCAGGCCGCTGCGGCCGCAGCGCCGGTATTCCATGGAGGTATAGCGTTCGGGGTCAGGCTGCCAGTTCATTATTGCGATCCTTAGGGGAACAGAGAATTTAGTGTATACGTTTTCACCACGCAGAATACGCCGTTTTCCCCTGTACATTCCACGTTCCACCCTCTAAATCGGATATATTCTCGACACCGATCCCGGT
This region of Cedecea lapagei genomic DNA includes:
- the mgrA gene encoding L-glyceraldehyde 3-phosphate reductase, whose translation is MNWQPDPERYTSMEYRRCGRSGLKLPAISLGLWHNFGDATLLETSRQLLRKAFDLGITHFDLANNYGPPPGSAESNFGRILREDFHPWRDELIISTKAGYTMWDGPYGDWGSRKYLISSLDQSLKRMGLEYVDIFYHHRPDPETPLEETLRALDHVVRQGKALYVGISNYPAALAEKAIDILNDLGTPCLIHQPRYSMFERWVEGGLLDLLRSKGVGSIAFSPLAGGQLTDRYLSGIPADSRAASGSRFLNPDQITDEKLVKVRKLNALAEKRGQKLSQMALAWVLRDEKVTSVLIGASKTSQIEDAVGMLSQRGFSEQERAEIEAILV